The Lacrimispora xylanolytica genome has a segment encoding these proteins:
- the cooS gene encoding anaerobic carbon-monoxide dehydrogenase catalytic subunit, which yields MTEAILEKTKGRVSYHDSVEEMLIRIRDDGLSSVFSRFDEQEKIRCKFCLQGLSCQLCTNGPCRINEQKGPEKGACGIGPDAMAMRNLLMRNIMGAATYAHHAYEAFRTLKETGKGNTTFQITDVDKLKWMCEKTGIDTNQNVNQMATCLAELLDREMKLNPDHESVMVEAFAPKKRKKIWRDLNIYPSGIEHEVQNSIASCLTNVDGDYVSLAKKALRLGLSTIYTAQIGLEMTQDILFGTPKPHEVDVDLGIMDPDYVNIAFNGHQPWIGAAALQLAKTEEFQELARQSGAKGIHIVGSIETGQELLQRFEVDDVFIGLMGNWLAIEPFLATGTVDAFVMEENCSPPAIDQYAEKYQVALVSVSTIIGVPGTEHEMPYYPQKAAEMAEKCIHVAIENFKKRHNKIKPMVPHHKQKAIAGFSTEAVLNAVGNDLNALVDVIAKGQIKGIVALANCSTLRNGPQDWNTVNLTKELIKKDILVVAGGCGNHGLEVAGMCNLDAINQAGEGLKGVCSALKIPPVLSFGTCTDTGRVSMLVTALADHLDVDISDLPIAVTAPEWMEQKATIDGVFAVAYGAYTHLSPTPFITGAPKLVKLLTEDVESLTGGKIALGDDPEQVANDIESHIMKKRQKMGL from the coding sequence ATGACAGAAGCAATTTTAGAAAAGACAAAGGGGCGCGTAAGCTACCACGATTCCGTAGAAGAGATGCTCATTCGGATAAGAGATGATGGATTATCCAGTGTATTTTCCAGATTTGATGAACAGGAAAAAATCCGATGCAAATTTTGCTTACAGGGTTTAAGCTGCCAGTTGTGTACCAACGGGCCATGCAGAATCAATGAGCAGAAGGGCCCGGAAAAAGGTGCCTGCGGAATCGGCCCGGATGCCATGGCAATGAGGAATCTTCTCATGAGAAATATCATGGGAGCGGCTACCTATGCACACCACGCCTATGAAGCATTCCGAACCTTAAAAGAGACCGGAAAGGGCAATACCACGTTTCAGATTACAGATGTGGATAAGCTAAAATGGATGTGCGAAAAAACAGGAATTGATACAAACCAGAACGTAAATCAGATGGCAACCTGCCTTGCAGAACTCTTAGACCGGGAGATGAAGTTAAACCCTGACCATGAAAGCGTTATGGTGGAAGCCTTTGCACCAAAAAAGAGGAAGAAGATATGGAGAGACTTAAACATCTATCCATCTGGAATTGAGCACGAGGTGCAAAACAGCATTGCAAGCTGCCTGACCAATGTTGACGGAGATTATGTATCTTTGGCAAAAAAGGCACTGCGCCTGGGATTATCCACGATATATACGGCCCAGATCGGTCTTGAGATGACCCAGGATATCCTGTTTGGAACGCCAAAGCCTCATGAGGTGGATGTTGACCTTGGTATTATGGACCCGGACTATGTAAATATTGCATTTAACGGACATCAGCCTTGGATCGGAGCAGCAGCGTTACAATTAGCCAAGACAGAAGAATTTCAAGAGCTGGCAAGACAGTCAGGAGCCAAAGGAATTCATATCGTAGGTTCTATTGAGACCGGGCAGGAATTGCTTCAGAGATTTGAGGTTGACGACGTATTTATCGGTCTTATGGGAAACTGGTTAGCCATAGAGCCATTTTTAGCCACTGGTACGGTAGATGCATTTGTCATGGAAGAGAACTGTTCTCCTCCAGCCATTGACCAGTATGCAGAAAAGTATCAGGTAGCCCTGGTAAGCGTAAGCACTATTATTGGAGTTCCTGGAACGGAACATGAGATGCCATATTATCCTCAGAAGGCAGCGGAGATGGCGGAAAAATGCATTCACGTAGCAATTGAGAACTTTAAAAAACGCCATAATAAAATCAAACCAATGGTTCCCCACCATAAGCAGAAAGCCATTGCAGGTTTTTCAACCGAAGCAGTGTTAAATGCAGTGGGGAATGATTTAAATGCCTTAGTAGATGTCATAGCAAAAGGACAGATCAAAGGAATTGTTGCCCTGGCTAACTGCTCCACGCTGAGAAACGGTCCTCAGGACTGGAATACAGTTAATTTAACAAAGGAGCTGATTAAAAAGGATATACTGGTCGTTGCAGGCGGCTGCGGAAACCACGGTCTTGAGGTGGCAGGAATGTGTAACTTAGACGCCATCAACCAGGCAGGAGAAGGGCTTAAGGGAGTATGCAGTGCCCTTAAAATTCCACCGGTCTTAAGCTTTGGAACCTGTACGGATACCGGAAGAGTTTCCATGCTTGTAACAGCTTTGGCTGACCATCTGGATGTGGATATATCAGACCTTCCTATAGCTGTGACAGCACCGGAGTGGATGGAACAGAAGGCAACTATCGATGGCGTATTTGCTGTAGCTTACGGCGCATATACTCATCTTTCTCCTACACCTTTTATCACTGGCGCACCAAAGCTTGTGAAGCTTCTTACAGAAGATGTGGAGAGCCTGACAGGCGGTAAAATCGCATTGGGAGATGACCCGGAGCAGGTGGCTAATGATATCGAAAGCCATATTATGAAGAAGAGACAGAAGATGGGATTATAA
- a CDS encoding PTS sugar transporter subunit IIA produces MGFLNNLFGNKEKNVSETPAAKSIICEPNTIYSPLKGTVIPLAEVSDPVFAEEVMGPGVGIEPEEGKLYAPVEGEIITVFPTGHAIGMKTADGMEVLLHIGIDTVQLEGDGFQAFVKQGDHVKAGELLVEFDCAKIKDKGYQTTTMVLVPNAALLGNMSKPHTGKVEVLEQIFNFQ; encoded by the coding sequence ATGGGATTTTTAAATAATCTATTTGGTAACAAAGAAAAAAATGTATCAGAAACTCCGGCTGCAAAAAGTATCATCTGCGAGCCAAACACCATCTACAGCCCCTTAAAAGGAACCGTAATTCCTTTGGCTGAGGTCAGTGATCCTGTGTTTGCAGAAGAAGTGATGGGGCCTGGCGTTGGCATTGAACCAGAGGAAGGGAAGCTTTATGCTCCCGTAGAAGGAGAGATTATAACTGTCTTTCCTACGGGACATGCCATCGGCATGAAAACGGCAGATGGAATGGAGGTATTACTTCATATCGGCATTGATACGGTACAATTAGAGGGAGATGGTTTTCAGGCATTTGTGAAGCAGGGAGATCATGTAAAGGCAGGGGAGCTGCTGGTGGAGTTTGATTGTGCTAAAATAAAAGATAAAGGCTATCAGACAACAACTATGGTTCTGGTGCCCAATGCCGCTTTACTTGGTAATATGAGCAAACCTCATACAGGTAAGGTAGAAGTACTGGAGCAGATATTTAATTTTCAGTAA
- the uidA gene encoding beta-glucuronidase yields MLNFSELYPISNQARMAHSLDGMWKFSFDPEEKGLLEGWQHKLPDSISMPVPASFSDFFTTKEERDYCGDFWYETEVFVPVEWEKQELEIRFGSITHRASVYCNGNLVSEHEGGFLPVVAKVTDHVKFGEMNTFVVKANNELSEETLPCGTTTVLSDGRKLAKPYFDFFNYSGIQRSVWLVSKPKESIEDFNVDYELNGEDAVVRYEIMTNGTHEVSFELLDQEKQPVAKSTGKQGSVLVPGAHLWNVGNAYLYQAVMRIWDGETLIDEYSSKIGIRTVNIEGKEIKINGKAVYLKGFGKHEDFEVIGRGFNWGVLKRDFECMKWMGANCFRTSHYPYAEEWYQFADEEGFLIIDEVPAVGMMRSTRNFAAAGTGKYTGFFETPTVPNLQKAHLQAVEEMIVRDKNHPSVIAWSLFNEPETTSEQSKEYFTPIFDAARALDPQNRPMTGAFEKNSQPELCKCYQLCDFICLNRYYGWYIKGGPELVDAREAFLIEMNKWKDKNLNIPFVFTEFGTDTMATEHKLPSIMWSQEYQNEYLDMNFDIFDQFDFVQGELVWNFADFQTTEGIMRVNGNKKGIFTRARQPKSAAFVLKNRWESMK; encoded by the coding sequence ATGCTGAATTTTTCAGAATTATATCCAATCAGTAACCAGGCCAGAATGGCCCACTCCTTGGATGGTATGTGGAAGTTTAGTTTTGATCCTGAGGAAAAAGGATTATTAGAGGGCTGGCAGCATAAGCTGCCAGACTCCATCTCCATGCCGGTTCCTGCCAGCTTTTCTGATTTTTTTACAACAAAAGAAGAGCGGGATTACTGCGGGGATTTCTGGTATGAGACAGAAGTGTTCGTACCAGTAGAATGGGAGAAACAGGAGCTGGAAATCCGCTTTGGAAGCATTACCCATCGCGCATCTGTATACTGCAACGGCAATCTGGTAAGCGAACATGAAGGTGGTTTCCTTCCAGTGGTCGCCAAGGTAACAGACCATGTGAAATTTGGCGAAATGAATACATTTGTGGTGAAGGCTAACAACGAATTAAGTGAAGAGACCCTTCCATGCGGAACCACCACAGTGCTGAGCGATGGAAGAAAACTGGCTAAGCCCTATTTCGACTTTTTCAATTATTCCGGAATTCAAAGAAGCGTATGGCTTGTTTCAAAGCCAAAGGAATCTATCGAAGACTTTAACGTGGATTATGAATTAAACGGAGAAGATGCCGTTGTCCGCTACGAGATTATGACCAATGGAACCCATGAGGTTTCCTTTGAATTGTTGGATCAGGAAAAACAGCCGGTGGCTAAAAGCACAGGAAAACAGGGAAGCGTCCTTGTCCCAGGTGCACATCTTTGGAACGTAGGGAATGCCTATCTTTATCAGGCAGTTATGCGTATCTGGGATGGGGAAACCTTAATCGATGAGTATTCTTCAAAGATCGGCATCCGGACGGTGAACATCGAAGGAAAAGAAATTAAGATTAACGGCAAGGCTGTTTATCTAAAAGGCTTTGGAAAGCATGAAGATTTTGAAGTCATTGGCCGCGGTTTTAACTGGGGTGTTTTAAAACGAGACTTTGAATGTATGAAATGGATGGGTGCCAATTGTTTTCGTACCAGCCATTATCCATATGCGGAAGAGTGGTATCAGTTTGCAGACGAGGAAGGCTTTTTAATTATTGATGAGGTTCCTGCAGTGGGAATGATGAGATCCACCAGAAACTTTGCTGCGGCTGGAACTGGTAAGTATACCGGATTTTTTGAAACTCCTACCGTACCCAATCTGCAGAAGGCACATCTTCAGGCCGTAGAGGAAATGATTGTAAGAGACAAAAACCATCCTTCTGTCATCGCATGGAGTTTGTTTAATGAGCCAGAAACCACCAGTGAGCAGTCTAAGGAATATTTCACCCCAATTTTTGATGCTGCAAGAGCGTTGGACCCCCAGAATCGTCCTATGACTGGTGCCTTTGAAAAGAACAGCCAGCCGGAACTCTGTAAGTGTTATCAGCTTTGTGATTTTATCTGTTTGAACCGGTATTACGGTTGGTATATCAAAGGAGGACCAGAACTTGTAGATGCAAGGGAAGCGTTCTTAATTGAAATGAATAAGTGGAAAGATAAAAATCTGAATATACCGTTTGTATTCACTGAATTCGGTACCGATACCATGGCAACGGAACATAAACTTCCAAGTATTATGTGGAGCCAGGAGTACCAGAATGAATATCTGGATATGAATTTTGATATATTTGATCAATTTGATTTTGTACAGGGCGAACTGGTGTGGAATTTTGCTGATTTCCAGACCACAGAAGGAATCATGCGAGTCAATGGAAACAAAAAAGGCATTTTTACTCGGGCAAGACAACCAAAGAGTGCTGCATTTGTATTAAAGAACCGGTGGGAATCAATGAAATAA
- a CDS encoding PTS transporter subunit EIIC, with amino-acid sequence MADYSKLAKDIVEHVGGEENVNSLTHCITRLRFKLKDESKADTETLKNMQGVIKVMQAAGQYQVVIGSDVEDVYDQILLQTSIGDKNSSESVEAAHSTSGDKKGSVVEKITDLISGIFMPFMGAFTGAGLLKGFLVLFTTLSLLDKTSTTYTILYAASDGIFYFLPVFLAYCAAQKFGAKPFISMAIACAMCYPSMTGLFNDKEAVVTFFSIPVKLISYPSSVLPILITVYAQSKLEKGLMKVIPKIIQSIIIPLVDFVIVFPLALIAIGPVTDVVSRGLAGGIQAVFSFSPAIAGLVLGTLWPLFIVFGLHWGFLPIIMNNYSVLGYDYIMPPTFGANFGIAAACLAVFLKTRDKDLKLVSGSASISALIGGVTEPGIYGVLMKNKRIFICMCVVNGLSGIIAAVTGSIRTAQVPINVLTMPALYAMSGPAIIISMVVSFVGVFLVTYLFAYKNEEQTK; translated from the coding sequence ATGGCAGATTATTCAAAATTAGCCAAAGATATTGTGGAGCATGTTGGTGGGGAAGAAAATGTAAATTCCCTCACCCACTGTATTACTCGGCTTCGTTTTAAATTAAAGGACGAAAGCAAGGCAGATACAGAAACATTAAAAAATATGCAGGGCGTTATTAAGGTAATGCAGGCAGCCGGTCAGTACCAGGTCGTAATCGGAAGTGACGTGGAAGATGTATATGACCAGATTCTACTTCAGACTTCCATTGGAGACAAGAATAGTAGTGAATCCGTAGAAGCAGCTCACTCAACTTCTGGCGATAAAAAAGGCAGTGTTGTAGAAAAAATAACAGATTTAATCTCTGGTATTTTCATGCCGTTTATGGGAGCGTTCACCGGAGCAGGGCTTTTAAAAGGTTTTCTCGTACTTTTCACCACCCTGTCTCTTCTTGATAAAACTTCCACTACTTATACCATACTTTATGCAGCATCCGATGGTATCTTTTATTTCCTGCCGGTATTCCTTGCATACTGTGCAGCTCAAAAGTTTGGCGCCAAGCCGTTTATCTCTATGGCAATTGCCTGCGCCATGTGTTATCCTAGTATGACCGGACTCTTTAATGATAAGGAAGCAGTTGTTACATTTTTCTCTATTCCTGTAAAACTGATCAGCTATCCTAGCTCTGTACTTCCGATTCTTATTACGGTTTATGCCCAGTCAAAGCTGGAAAAAGGTTTAATGAAAGTAATTCCTAAGATTATTCAGAGTATAATTATTCCGTTGGTGGATTTTGTAATTGTTTTCCCGTTGGCTCTCATTGCCATTGGACCAGTAACTGATGTAGTGAGCCGTGGTTTAGCCGGAGGAATCCAGGCAGTGTTTTCCTTCTCCCCAGCCATTGCAGGATTAGTCCTGGGAACCTTATGGCCGCTGTTTATTGTATTTGGCTTACATTGGGGCTTTTTACCGATTATCATGAACAATTACTCTGTTTTAGGTTATGATTATATTATGCCGCCGACCTTCGGTGCTAACTTTGGTATCGCAGCAGCATGTTTGGCCGTATTCTTGAAAACAAGGGATAAAGATCTTAAATTAGTATCAGGTTCCGCATCCATCTCAGCTCTTATTGGCGGTGTTACTGAGCCAGGTATCTATGGTGTTTTAATGAAAAATAAGAGAATATTTATCTGCATGTGTGTGGTTAACGGACTCAGTGGTATTATCGCTGCTGTGACCGGAAGCATCCGTACCGCTCAGGTCCCCATCAATGTTTTGACAATGCCAGCTCTTTATGCTATGTCAGGACCGGCGATTATTATATCAATGGTAGTATCCTTTGTAGGAGTATTCCTGGTGACATACCTCTTTGCCTATAAGAATGAGGAACAAACAAAATAA
- a CDS encoding PRD domain-containing protein, whose product MKMIIKQILNTNAVISNDENGQDVLLLGSGLGFKSRNGDAIDQERVEKQFILKDKNHKSQFREILDTVPQEYIMVAEDVIDYAVQVYDMTLNETIHISLVDHIYHAVENFKQGLVVPNSILHDIIRFYPDEYKVGQKMLDLIEAKFGYRLSNDEAGFVAMHFVTARHNQISGNAKKMIVMVSELNDLIMSELKFQVKEDSLPYYRYMTHLKFFAQRVMTKYYYKEHGGARMLEELLRNYPDEYRCSQKVCNYIEEKYHYKAGHDELIYLAVHLSQLKNS is encoded by the coding sequence ATGAAAATGATTATTAAGCAGATATTAAATACAAATGCTGTGATATCCAACGATGAAAATGGACAGGATGTCCTGCTTTTAGGTAGCGGACTTGGATTTAAGAGCCGAAACGGAGACGCCATCGACCAGGAGCGGGTGGAAAAACAGTTTATCCTAAAAGATAAAAATCATAAAAGTCAGTTCCGCGAAATTTTAGATACCGTGCCCCAGGAATATATAATGGTGGCAGAGGATGTGATAGATTACGCAGTCCAGGTCTATGATATGACCCTGAATGAAACCATTCATATTTCCCTGGTCGATCATATTTACCATGCGGTAGAGAATTTTAAGCAGGGGCTTGTTGTACCGAATTCCATTCTTCATGATATCATACGATTCTATCCAGATGAATACAAGGTCGGACAGAAGATGCTTGATTTGATCGAGGCGAAATTTGGTTACCGGTTATCCAATGATGAAGCAGGCTTTGTGGCTATGCATTTTGTGACGGCACGTCATAATCAAATAAGCGGAAATGCAAAAAAGATGATTGTAATGGTAAGTGAATTAAATGACCTTATTATGTCAGAGCTTAAGTTTCAGGTAAAAGAAGATTCGCTGCCCTATTACCGATATATGACCCATTTGAAATTTTTTGCACAGCGGGTCATGACAAAGTATTATTATAAAGAGCATGGCGGAGCACGTATGCTCGAGGAGCTTCTTAGAAACTACCCCGATGAATACCGCTGCAGTCAGAAGGTATGTAATTATATTGAAGAAAAGTATCATTACAAAGCAGGCCACGATGAATTGATTTATCTGGCAGTTCATTTATCACAATTGAAAAACAGTTAG
- a CDS encoding glycoside hydrolase family 1 protein, translating to MRFPDGFLWGGAVAANQCEGAYNEDGKGLSTQDVAPHGIKGPITKEPTSDNMKLIGIDFYHRYKDDIKLFAEMGFKVFRTSIAWSRIFPGGDEKEPNEKGLQFYDDLFDELLKYGIEPLVTISHYETPLHLSVKYDGWVNRDMISFYERYVRTIFNRYGSKVKYWLTFNEINSVLHEPFMSGGIYTDKSQLKKQDLYQAIHHELVASALATKIGHEMMPDSKIGCMILSMPMYALTSDPDDVIAAMKADHMNTFFGDVHVRGEYPGYMKRYFKENDIQIQMADGDEALLKNHTVDFVSFSYYMSACEAADRLKAQAGEGNLMGGVTNPYLKQSEWGWAIDPQGIRYVLNQFYDRWQKPLFIVENGLGAVDELITEPDGTKTVLDDYRINYLRDHLIQVREAIEDGVPVMGYTSWGCIDLVSASTAQLKKRYGFIYVDRNDDGTGTLNRYKKKSFEWYKNVIGTNGENL from the coding sequence ATGAGATTTCCAGATGGTTTTCTATGGGGAGGAGCAGTGGCTGCGAACCAGTGTGAAGGAGCATATAACGAAGACGGAAAAGGGTTAAGTACCCAGGATGTAGCCCCTCACGGTATCAAAGGGCCGATAACAAAGGAACCCACATCCGACAATATGAAGCTCATTGGTATTGATTTTTATCATCGGTATAAGGACGACATTAAGCTTTTTGCAGAGATGGGCTTTAAAGTATTTAGAACCTCCATTGCCTGGAGCCGGATCTTTCCTGGTGGAGATGAGAAAGAACCTAATGAAAAGGGACTCCAGTTTTACGATGATCTGTTTGATGAACTGTTAAAATATGGAATCGAGCCTCTGGTAACCATCTCTCATTATGAGACTCCGTTGCACTTATCTGTCAAGTACGATGGCTGGGTTAACCGGGACATGATAAGCTTTTATGAGCGATACGTCAGAACCATATTTAACCGCTACGGCAGCAAGGTAAAATACTGGCTCACATTTAATGAGATTAACTCCGTGCTCCATGAACCGTTTATGAGCGGCGGAATCTATACGGATAAGAGCCAGCTAAAAAAACAGGATTTATACCAGGCCATTCATCATGAACTGGTAGCCAGTGCCCTGGCAACGAAAATAGGTCATGAAATGATGCCTGATAGCAAAATTGGGTGTATGATTTTAAGCATGCCAATGTATGCCCTGACCTCAGACCCGGATGATGTTATAGCAGCCATGAAAGCCGATCACATGAATACATTTTTCGGAGATGTGCATGTGAGAGGCGAGTACCCTGGTTATATGAAACGATATTTTAAAGAAAATGATATACAGATTCAGATGGCAGATGGAGATGAAGCGCTGTTAAAGAATCACACCGTTGATTTTGTATCATTCAGCTATTATATGAGCGCATGCGAAGCCGCAGACCGCTTAAAGGCACAGGCTGGGGAAGGAAATCTCATGGGCGGAGTGACAAATCCTTATTTAAAACAAAGTGAATGGGGCTGGGCCATCGATCCTCAGGGAATCCGCTATGTGTTAAATCAGTTTTATGACCGCTGGCAGAAGCCATTGTTTATCGTGGAGAATGGATTGGGAGCCGTGGATGAATTAATCACAGAGCCAGATGGAACAAAAACGGTCCTTGATGATTACCGGATCAATTATTTAAGAGATCATCTCATTCAGGTGAGAGAAGCCATAGAAGATGGAGTTCCAGTCATGGGCTATACCAGCTGGGGCTGCATTGACTTAGTCAGCGCTTCCACTGCACAGCTAAAGAAACGCTACGGCTTTATCTACGTTGACCGTAATGATGACGGAACTGGTACTTTAAACCGATATAAGAAAAAATCCTTTGAATGGTATAAAAATGTCATAGGGACCAATGGAGAAAATCTGTAA
- a CDS encoding peptidoglycan-binding protein, with product MLNLIKKHKRAAAATAVIAVLAGIFAISVHNQKKGLGPKQEKEVLSLQKGEPDINLKTENEASPSEAEREENTDTPPPEYLKEGVEHPFVATLQDRLMELGFMENDEPTSFYGPVTASAVKIYQRQNNLVQDGVVGPETLAILLSDEAKYYAVSLGISGDDVKRIQNRLYELGYLMKKENVSGEFDEVTEKAVIKLQELNQLSVDGKVGRQTINLLYSEEIKPDYLAYGENNDVVLSAQKQLKGLGYLTTVPDGNYGTDTVMAVKQFQARNDLVVDGYLGPSTRIALEGGEARPNGLVLGEQGESVKRVQELLNKYGYLSSSNATGYFGEITEQAVKTFQSDNGLPPDGSVGVQTLSYLSGDKSVKGKTGGSAGSKKPDTDKSGGGTANGNVKALINIASSKVGSKYVWGSKGPGSFDCSGFVYWCLNQIGVRQSYLTSSGWRNMGKYKRISNYEDIRPGDIIVEKGHMGIAADGGMVIDASSGNGKVVHRKRSAWWKSNFIVAWRIFE from the coding sequence ATGTTAAACTTAATCAAAAAACATAAAAGAGCGGCTGCCGCTACGGCTGTCATTGCAGTGCTGGCAGGAATATTTGCAATTTCTGTACATAATCAGAAGAAGGGCCTCGGTCCAAAACAGGAAAAAGAGGTGTTATCTCTGCAAAAAGGGGAACCAGATATTAATCTTAAGACAGAAAATGAAGCATCTCCGTCAGAAGCAGAACGTGAGGAAAATACGGATACGCCGCCTCCCGAATACTTAAAAGAAGGCGTGGAGCATCCATTTGTTGCAACCTTACAGGACCGTCTGATGGAACTGGGATTTATGGAAAATGATGAACCGACTTCATTCTATGGCCCGGTAACCGCAAGTGCTGTAAAGATATATCAAAGGCAAAACAATCTTGTTCAGGATGGAGTGGTGGGACCAGAGACTTTGGCAATCCTTCTTTCTGATGAGGCAAAATATTATGCGGTCTCTCTTGGTATATCAGGTGATGACGTTAAAAGAATCCAAAACAGACTTTATGAGTTGGGTTATCTTATGAAGAAAGAAAATGTGAGCGGTGAGTTTGATGAGGTCACAGAAAAAGCAGTCATTAAATTGCAGGAACTAAATCAGTTATCGGTAGACGGTAAAGTGGGCAGACAGACAATAAACCTGCTTTACAGTGAAGAGATTAAGCCCGATTATTTGGCATATGGAGAGAATAACGACGTGGTTCTTTCTGCCCAAAAGCAATTAAAGGGATTAGGGTATTTGACTACAGTGCCAGATGGTAATTACGGCACAGATACCGTGATGGCCGTAAAGCAGTTTCAGGCAAGAAACGATTTGGTAGTAGACGGTTACCTGGGACCCTCCACAAGAATTGCCCTGGAAGGGGGAGAGGCAAGACCTAACGGCCTGGTGCTTGGAGAACAGGGAGAAAGTGTAAAAAGAGTTCAGGAGCTTTTAAATAAATATGGATATTTGTCCTCTTCCAATGCCACTGGATATTTTGGAGAAATCACCGAGCAGGCAGTAAAAACCTTTCAGTCCGATAATGGTCTGCCCCCAGATGGATCCGTAGGTGTGCAGACACTTTCCTATCTCTCTGGAGATAAGAGCGTGAAAGGCAAAACCGGGGGATCCGCTGGCAGCAAAAAGCCTGACACAGACAAAAGCGGTGGCGGAACGGCAAATGGAAATGTGAAAGCACTTATTAATATCGCATCTTCTAAAGTGGGCTCGAAGTATGTATGGGGATCCAAAGGGCCTGGTTCCTTTGACTGTTCCGGTTTTGTGTATTGGTGTTTAAACCAAATCGGAGTAAGACAGAGCTATCTTACTTCAAGCGGCTGGAGAAATATGGGGAAATATAAACGCATCTCAAATTATGAAGATATAAGACCTGGAGATATTATTGTAGAAAAGGGACATATGGGAATTGCAGCAGATGGAGGCATGGTAATTGATGCTTCTTCCGGCAATGGAAAGGTAGTCCATCGGAAGCGTTCTGCCTGGTGGAAAAGCAATTTTATCGTAGCCTGGAGAATCTTTGAATAG